The nucleotide window ACACGATAACTTTTCGGTGACTTCCACATTGTGAAAACTGGGAAAGCATACAGACTTTTGATCAATTAGTGAACAAGTGTATCTATTTCCCACTGTCTGTATAGGGTAAGTATGTTCTATGTATTCAAATTCAACCTCACAAACTAAATGTTCACTGAATTTATAgcttcatagactgttctctctgcacggcaagcggtagcaGCGCctagtctaggtccaaaatgctccttaacagcctttaccccaagccataagactgctgaacaattaatcaaatggccacccggactttttacattgacacccccccctccccttgtttttacactgctgctactcgctgtttattatctatgcatagtcactttacccctacctacatgtacatattacctcaactaacctgtacccccgcacactgactctgtacccgtaccccctgtatatagcctcgtaattgttattttattgtgttactttttattttattttttactttagtttgtttagtaaatattttcttaactatatctcttgaactgcattgttggttaagggcttgtaagcgtttcacggtaaggtctactacacctgttgtattccgcgcatgtgacaaataaaaatggatttgattttgaatagaaGGCCTATTGAGATGCATCATAGAGAGATATAAACTATATGTTATTCAGATGACATATAagcctatatatatatttaggttATTATGCCTATATTTATCGTTTATCTTGATGTCACTATATTAAGATAGTCAGTATTACGGAATGAAATGGGTATTGTTCAATAATATCCAATTAAGAAACAACACACTTTTCATAACCTTAATTTTGCATTTATCAAATAAACGTACTATATTTGGAATAGGAAGGCTAGAACTTGAATTATTGCGGATAATAATAGTAGACCTATTGTTACTTTTGTCATATTTGATTGTTTTGACATGACAATCAAATATGTTCTGACTGAAGTCCTGGGCTGCTAGAATGATGGGGTGTAACCTAAAACTGGTCCCTCCTGTTTATTAGCTGGCCAATCAGAGCCCAATACtgcctccccctccactcagacAACTATTTAGCATCTGAAACTTGGATAAAGTTTCCCCAAAAAAGTAAGGAAAAACTTCCTGCGAGAGAAGGACGGTGCCAAGCGTAGTGTATCAGACTCCCAAGACGTAGAGAGAAGAATAGTCGTAAAGTAAGACATTTTTTAAAAACGACTTTCTGTCGGTGCCTGGCTGCATATTCGGATATATTTTTTAACTCAGGCTTCAAAAGTGGAGACCGTTTTTTCTTCGATATCCCTGCATTTCTTTAAACGAGAAATGGAAGAGGGCtcaagttctcccatctcccctgTGGATAGCTTAGTGACCAGCGAGGAGGAGTTGGACAGACAACAGAAAAGATTTGGAAGGAAGAGGAGACACAGTAAAAAGTCGAGCGAGGACAGCAGTCCGGGTTCCGTGAAACGGGGCAAAAAAACGAGTCCAAGCAGCAATCAGTCCTACGAGGAGTTGCAGAACCAGCGGTGCCTGGCCAACGTCAGGGAGAGGCAAAGGACACAGTCGCTCAACGAAGCCTTCTCGTCTTTACGCAAAATCATCCCCACTCTACCCTCGGATAAACTGAGCAAGATCCAGACACTAAAACTGGCCTCCAGATACATAGACTTCCTCTATCAGGTGCTGCAAAGCGACGAGATGGACAACAAGATGTCGAGCTGCAGCTACGTTGCGCACGAGAGACTCAGTTATGCTTTCTCTGTGTGGAGGATGGAGGGCGCGTGGTCAATGTCTGCAACGCACTAGCACCCAAAGCCCTTCACTCATTGCCAAAGCGGTAGGTGGCAAATGCAGCTTTACCTCCCATGAGACGAAACAAAACCAAAAATAAGTCctaaatgatgatgatgatgatgattattattatgcATAAAAGTTGTGAACATAAAGAGTAGGCCTATTCCTATAGGCTAGCCTATATCCTATTTGAAATTCGTGGACATTTTAGGGCAAATTTAACAAGTGATAATAATGGCGAACCTCACATACAGTAGCTATAGCTTTGGCACTGGTTAATGAtcctggggaaaaaaacattagGTTGTGGCTTTAGCTTAAATTCAGCGTCAGGTAGGCTATTGATTTAAAAGCGAGACCACGTCCCCTCTAATTCTATAGGTAATAACAATGGTATAGTGAATTATGTACGGAATAATTGTAACCTACCCAATTGCTCAGTGAATTTGTATGACCAAATTAATCTGATAGCTCAATAGCCTACAAGTTACATTCGCACACATCCATGCCATGACATGCATTTCACCAGTCAGCGCGCACCTGGAGTCTGGCGCGCAGACACGCGCGTGGATGACCTGAGCATGAGCCAGGTTAATACACCAGGTTAATACACCAGGTTAATACACCAGGTTAATACACCAGGTTAATACACAGTTAGACAAGTGCTCCGTCAGCATTGCTTGGCAACAACACTTTGCTAAATGAGAAGAGAACGGGCTTTCAAAATAAGTTAGTGAGGCTCATGGAGACCTTCATTTACAGTACGAATATGGCTGCTTTATCATTATGGACATGGAAACTTGGTGTTATTCATGTAAATAATGGTTTTGGAACATTGTTAACTTGCCAAGCGCCGAGGTAGCAACCAAAGACAACTATAAAATACGTTTCACTGACACTGGGGGGAGTGAATAAGGGTAGAAACGTATGGCGGTTTTCCTAGCTGTGAGTGGCATGACAGCTCGAGAACACATTCAACTCTGCGGTGAGATGTGAGTCTTGCACTTAATCCTTGTCCGTTCTTAACGACATTTGAAGACGGAGGGcctatgggagagagagagagtggttggcCGCATAAAAACGCAGCAGCCTTGAACAGCCTACCATGGGTAATTTACATTCACAATGGAGAACTTTCTTGTATGGAGGCCGCAGGAATGGCAGCGCTCGGCTTGGGCCCGAGAGTTTAAACCAGCGTTTGATTAAATAGGCGAGCCATTAGGCCTAACTGGCTGGttgcaggtaaaaaaaaaatggatacgGTATTTTGAGAGTTTCTACTTCCCTTATCATTGCATACCGTTACCCAAACCGTTGTGCGCCTTTGCGCTGTGTAGCAAGTCATTGAGACTTATTTATGCATCACTACGCATGCCACGCAACAACCTGAATGCATTTGTTTTCTTGTCCAGTGCCCTTGACCTAATTAGAGTAGTGTTAATCTAATGCACATTTTGTAAAATGGAGACGGAAGAGCCTTGATATGGCATAGGCGACGTGTTCAAAAATCAAATAGGAATCGTTTGGAATGGTTTGCTGCTTCAAATAATGATTAGAAACATTGTTAATACGCCTAGGCCTAGTTCTTTCTAAAGGAGTATAGGCCACACATTCACCTATGCTTTTTAAATGACATGTCTGCTCTGAATAGATTAGACCAATTCTAGTAGGCTACTGATATTAAAGAACACATATTAAAGTCGGATATGAGTTGAACATTGATTCAAAATCGTGACAGCGAAGGACCTATTTCCAGTGAAGTAATGCCTGCTTTGGGTTTGTTTAGCTCCATGGACTGGAGCCATGCAGTTTACAGACCGACCACTCGCAATCAATCGATCACCAGAAAGACTTTGTTGTCGTAGGCTTTTTAAACCAGCTCTTCTGTAAAGAGGAAAAATAAACCACGCTACGGTGATTTGTGTTAAACACTGTACATTTTGAAGGTGGTCTTTCTCGAACAAAACCGGACGTCTTTTCAATGTCAAATTCCGATGCCGATGCTGTTTGGGGTTTCGTTAGCCTGTGTGGAATGTCAAAGGGAAATAAGAGAGAACCCAGAATGTCATGTCGTTTTTCTTGGGAGGTGGTCTTTACATTCATTTGTTCTCGTTAGACGACACAATTAAAACGTTATCAACAATTTATGAGGCTAAAATCAAAATTAGGCCTACGGACTTGGCTACTTATACGTGCATTAGCCTATAGGCTGATGTAATCAGCTTAGCTCTTTTCCCTCCTTACATTGGTTATTGAAATAAACGAATACAAATGTGTttaacccacacatacacaccatgtATAGCAAATTGTAGCCGACTAATAATTATGAAACGAATTCAAGAAACAAAACGGCCATCTAAAGTCGAATAGAAATATAGGCTATTTGCGGCGTTCACACTTTGCCTCGTCAATTACCGAAAGGAAATGTAGTCTTTGTAATGAATAGCCAACTGTGAATGAAGTCAAACGCATTGGCATAGACGAAATAATATAACTGCACAAATATTTATCATCGATTTATGATGCTGTACGTTCACTCTTCCGTAGAAATGAAAACATCCTACAACGGGACAGGTGCTCATATCCCTTACAGTCTGTTTGGCCTGCTCTGTTATTTTCCACTGATGCAATTACATAGGCCA belongs to Salmo trutta chromosome 20, fSalTru1.1, whole genome shotgun sequence and includes:
- the twist2 gene encoding twist-related protein 2; protein product: MEEGSSSPISPVDSLVTSEEELDRQQKRFGRKRRHSKKSSEDSSPGSVKRGKKTSPSSNQSYEELQNQRCLANVRERQRTQSLNEAFSSLRKIIPTLPSDKLSKIQTLKLASRYIDFLYQVLQSDEMDNKMSSCSYVAHERLSYAFSVWRMEGAWSMSATH